From Primulina huaijiensis isolate GDHJ02 chromosome 15, ASM1229523v2, whole genome shotgun sequence, one genomic window encodes:
- the LOC140958662 gene encoding uncharacterized protein, with the protein MESKDAEVMLKLGSTPDKREQYRLMRDAMEKRFVRVTRGSIVGGVCLGMFTAAFCGLQNFFAEKRGVHDVYNVVGPGSATAATFGLIMPGSLSWHVRNVVLGSMLGAVFGFPIGWLHLKLVEKANEGKLASTSEVSDSTDSNGGVGGAIEKLEEDTLTFEI; encoded by the exons ATGGAG AGCAAAGATGCAGAAGTTATGTTAAAGCTTGGAAGTACTCCAGATAAGCGCGAACAATATCGGCTTATGCGAGATGCAATGGAGAAAAGATTTGTACGAGTTACTCGAGGGTCAATAGTTGGTGGAGTCTGCCTTGGCATGTTTACCGCTGCCTTTTGTGGCTTGCAGAATTTTTTTGCTGAAAAACGAGGGGTTCATGATGTTTATAATGTTGTTGGGCCTGGTTCTGCCACTGCAGCTACATTTGGCCTTATAA TGCCGGGTTCGCTCTCTTGGCATGTAAGGAATGTGGTGCTGGGTTCAATGTTAGGTGCAGTATTTGGCTTCCCAATTG GTTGGCTTCACTTAAAGCTTGTGGAGAAAGCAAATGAAGGCAAACTGGCAAGTACTTCTGAAGTTAGTGATTCTACAGACTCAAATGGTGGGGTTGGTGGTGCAATCGAGAAACTTGAAGAGGACACCTTgacatttgaaatataa
- the LOC140960402 gene encoding uncharacterized protein, protein MYLLYFFLKKPHPLSQNPPASSMNSLFFPILFLSFYTLTYVVIGYGHGSTCRSFCGNLTVDYPFALRPGCGHSGFRELLFCINNVLMLHISSGSYRVLDIDYAYGTLVLHDPHMSTCDSLAWGGRGNGFVVEPWRAVHLTPTSDNVFMLLGCSAHSPLFQGLSCQNVSGLGCDEYYGCPAWDMFGPRQLGPAYGSGPPDCCATSFKAVNLSGLDCQGYSSTYSLAPLKVGGPREWAYGIQVKYSLQGNGSFCWACEATGGSCGYDIDKNTDVCMCGGWNSTTNCDSVYSAASHRTIWHSNVALAVYLMRIIIRRN, encoded by the exons ATGTACTTGCTCTATTTCTTTCTCAAGAAACCACATCCCCTCTCCCAAAATCCTCCAGCTTCATCCATGAATTCCCTCTTCTTTCCCATTCTGTTCCTATCATTTTATACACTGACTTACGTAGTTATCGGCTATGGTCATGGTAGCACATGCAGGTCATTTTGCGGGAATCTTACGGTCGATTACCCTTTCGCTCTTCGACCAGGCTGTGGCCATTCTGGCTTCCGAGAACTCTTATTTTGCATCAACAATGTCTTGATGTTGCACATTAGTTCAGGATCATACCGTGTGTTGGATATAGATTATGCGTACGGGACTCTCGTGTTACACGACCCTCACATGTCCACTTGTGACTCCTTAGCATGGGGAGGCCGAGGTAACGGGTTTGTGGTCGAGCCATGGCGCGCTGTACACTTAACCCCGACATCCGATAACGTGTTCATGCTATTAGGCTGTTCGGCCCACTCACCGCTCTTCCAAGGCTTGTCGTGTCAAAATGTGTCGGGACTAGGGTGTGATGAGTATTACGGGTGCCCGGCATGGGACATGTTCGGTCCGAGACAATTGGGCCCAGCCTATGGATCCGGCCCTCCCGATTGTTGCGCGACGTCGTTCAAGGCCGTGAATCTTTCTGGGCTGGACTGCCAGGGGTACAGTAGTACATATAGCTTGGCCCCGTTGAAAGTGGGCGGTCCGAGAGAATGGGCCTATGGAATTCAGGTGAAGTATTCTTTGCAAGGGAATGGTTCCTTTTGTTGGGCCTGCGAAGCCACTGGTGGATCGTGTGGCTACGACATTGATAAAAATACAGATGTATGCATGTGTGGAGGCTGGAATTCAACAACTAATTGTGATTCAG TGTACTCTGCTGCATCCCACAGAACAATATGGCATTCAAACGTTGCATTAGCAG TGTATCTCATGAGAATAATTATTAGGAGAAATTAG